From the genome of Nicotiana sylvestris chromosome 2, ASM39365v2, whole genome shotgun sequence, one region includes:
- the LOC104215751 gene encoding KH domain-containing protein At4g18375 produces the protein MAGRRDSYGKRSHSQSDYNENGGNKRRSTRNDKDPFSIGPDDTVYRYLCPIKKIGSIIGKGGEIVKQLRVDTKSKIRIGETVPDCDERVVTIYSSSEETNEFDGTEDRVCPSQDALFRVYDKIVNDDTMDEDSEEAPQVTVKLLVPSDQVGCIIGKGGQIVQDIRSETGAQIRILKDKHLPACALSSDELVQISGEVAVVRKALYEIATRLHNNPSRSQHMLASDAPNVYSSSSSLIAPAGGAPIVGIAPLVGPYGGYKGESGDWSRSFYSAPRDESSSKEFSLRLVCPSANIGGVIGKGGVIINQIRQESGAVIKVNSSNTEGDNCVISISAKEFFEDTYSPTIEAALRLQPRCREEVERDSGLISYTTRLLVPASRIGCLIGKGGSIINEMRKITKANIRILSKEDLPKVAAEDEEMVQISGDLDVAKDALVQVTSRLRANLFEKEGPMSAFVPVLPYLPMSTDSDTLKYENRDTRRHAREHSYSTGYGGTSDLPHADGFGSYGTLQSSSSIGYGAYEGYSPAYPKEGYSPAYPKEGYGRSSGSGSSRQNSASRRKSYGY, from the exons aTGGCTGGTCGACGGGATAGCTATGGGAAGCGGTCTCATTCTCAGTCAGACTATAATGAAAATGGGGGAAATAAAAGGAGAAGTACTAGAAACGATAAGGATCCTTTCTCTATTGGCCCGGATGATACAGTATACCGGTACTTGTGCCCAATAAAGAAGATTGGCAGTATCATAGGTAAAGGAGGGGAAATTGTTAAACAATTAAGGGTGGACACTAAATCAAAAATCAGAATTGGAGAGACAGTACCTGACTGTGATGAACGCGTTGTCACCATCTACAGCTCAAGTGAAGAAACAAATGAGTTTGATGGCACTGAAGATCGTGTTTGTCCATCTCAGGATGCCCTTTTCAGAGTATATGATAAAATTGTTAATGATGACACTATGGACGAGGACTCTGAGGAAGCACCACAGGTTACTGTTAAGCTTCTAGTACCTTCAGATCAGGTTGGATGTATTATCGGGAAAGGGGGACAGATAGTTCAGGACATTCGAAGTGAAACTGGTGCGCAGATTCGTATTTTGAAAGATAAGCATTTGCCTGCATGCGCATTGAGCTCAGATGAACTTGTGCAG ATATCTGGTGAAGTTGCTGTAGTGAGGAAGGCTCTCTATGAAATTGCAACTCGTCTTCACAATAATCCATCCCGTTCTCAACACATGCTAGCCTCCGATGCACCAAATGTCTACTCATCGAGCAGTTCACTTATAGCTCCTGCTGGTGGTGCTCCAATAGTGGGAATAGCTCCACTAGTGGGGCCGTATGGGGGTTACAAAGGGGAGAGTGGTGACTGGTCGAGGTCTTTCTACTCAGCTCCAAGGGATGAATCATCTTCAAAGGAATTTTCTCTTCGTTTAGTGTGTCCATCTGCAAATATCGGAGGTGTTATTGGCAAAGGTGGTGTCATAATAAACCAAATTAGACAAGAATCTGGTGCAGTGATCAAGGTTAATAGTTCTAATACTGAAGGTGACAATTGTGTGATTTCTATTTCCGCAAAAGAG TTTTTTGAGGACACATATTCTCCCACAATTGAAGCAGCATTGCGCTTGCAACCAAGGTGCCGTGAGGAAGTGGAACGGGATTCAGGTCTTATATCATACACCACAAGGTTGCTGGTTCCAGCATCTCGAATTGGCTGTCTTATTGGGAAAGGAGGATCCATAATTAATGAGATGAGGAAAATCACGAAAGCTAATATTCGTATTCTCTCGAAGGAAGACCTTCCGAAGGTTGCAGCTGAAGATGAGGAGATGGTACAG ATATCAGGAGATCTTGACGTGGCAAAGGATGCACTCGTACAAGTAACTTCACGTTTAAGGGCAAATCTTTTTGAAAAAGAGGGGCCCATGTCTGCCTTCGTGCCAGTTCTTCCCTACCTCCCCATGTCAACGGATTCAGATACATTGAAATATGAAAACAGAGATACTAGGAGACATGCCCGTGAACATTCCTACTCAACTGGGTATGGTGGTACTAGTGATCTTCCACATGCTGATGGTTTTGGAAGTTATGGTACTCTCCAG AGTAGTAGTAGTATAGGGTATGGGGCATATGAAGGATATTCTCCTGCTTATCCAAAAGAAGGATATTCCCCTGCTTATCCAAAAGAAGGATATGGGCGTTCCAGTGGATCTGG GTCATCAAGGCAAAACTCTGCCTCCCGGAGAAAAAGTTATGGTTATTAG
- the LOC104215754 gene encoding pentatricopeptide repeat-containing protein At5g15280, mitochondrial, with product MLQPLRGFRKHKTNIKQVASLLFQLSSFPIKVQEFQQHTTKATYISQDLSSAIFSGVEKSVKSGSLSLLSNKGKILHNPFIKDCFFRLSEISPATVRRFWRVTVLNPHDILEILLGFQNDSGNFEVEVKKIESLWGIYWWNSEHSSNFKHLPMASEIIASMLVRAGLFKEVECLVSLLDSQGTFLDNHEIYSNLIEVFVCDHRLEKAITCYDRMRMRGLSPSISCYRVLLDFLIQINETQLAFQIYTDAVDIGLGRSVSEEGIYEGVIRLLCADAKVQDARNLVKKALDFGIEPNHLVLNSVASGYCGKRDYDDLLSFFVDISCIPDVTVVNKLIHSVCGQFGFASGNSYVLKLDQLGFSMNEITFGILIGWACREGKLKDAFFYLSEILSRNLKPHIYSYDAILSGLFKEGMWKHYRDILLEMDDQEVEPQSSTFRVLLAGFCKARQFDEVNIVVSKMVDRGLYQLSPTEDPLSGAFRFLGLNSSAVKIRRDNDTRFHKAEFFDNLGNGLYLDTDLEQYERAIDKVLNDAMLPDFNSFVWDDYMKKDMKDAVMMVDQITRWGQEIPLGALDALVKGLCASNICIKTISDLLEKAPNLTCKLDRETLNKLVQKYSKKGYLHRARAILHGMLGRHIRLDSETHTALLMGLCKKGDLRGLTAYWNLAQNNNWLPDLEGGKELFSRLCRRRRLSESLELFKTLLSLYPNELNDAFHVFLEKLSAEGFTSTAKVLAKEILSQGSIFSHSAHSHLILQFCKWRSFCEAAVLCDIMLAKDWIPPLDASVQLIPQLCRSANSDKAVALKDICLRDQPSAVLPLHGALIHGFFKSGRMREAISLFQETLAKDLFLSVEIYDALFQGYCQAKKRKKVEELLGVVIRKNLGISVASYRNIVRLMCTEGKVSTVLCLKEHMLKQSNPPTAVIYNILIYSLFSVNETSVVNTLVYELLGKGLQLDEVTYNYLVQGLCWCKDLSSATQYLKTMMEKDLRPRNRSLREVIKCLCCYGELEEALTLSKEMEFRGWNHGSVIQINIVETLLSQGKLREAINFLNRMAIKGLIPENIDYNYLIKRLCQHGTVDKSVDLMDIMLRKGNVPESSSFDYVIQNFCTWRQLDVALNFHTEMLYRNQRPSINTWSILIKSLCEGGQLEEAEKQLDSMIQLGEIPSRETYSLLINMYRSQNNLNKASELLHSMQRCGYEPDFETHWSLISNLRDSSDNINNGKQNGGFLSRFLSEVGFARKNKGG from the coding sequence ATGCTTCAACCTCTCCGTGGATTCCGAAAACACAAAACTAACATCAAACAGGTTGCTTCACTTCTCTTTCAGCTTTCTTCTTTTCCCATAAAAGTTCAAGAGTTTCAGCAACATACTACAAAAGCAACATATATTAGCCAAGATTTATCTTCAGCTATATTCTCTGGTGTTGAAAAATCTGTAAAGTCTGGGTCTTTAAGTTTGTTGAGTAATAAAGGTAAGATTTTGCACAACCCCTTTATTAAAGATTGCTTTTTTAGGCTATCTGAGATCTCCCCTGCAACTGTTCGTAGGTTTTGGAGAGTTACTGTGTTGAATCCTCATGATATTCTTGAAATTTTATTGGGTTTTCAAAATGATAGTGGAAATTTTGAGGTTGAGGTTAAAAAGATTGAATCATTATGGGGAATTTATTGGTGGAATAGTGAGCACAGTAGTAATTTTAAGCATCTCCCTATGGCCTCTGAGATCATTGCCTCAATGCTTGTCCGTGCCGGGTTGTTTAAGGAAGTTGAGTGCTTGGTTTCATTGTTGGATAGCCAAGGAACTTTCTTGGATAATCATGAGATTTACAGTAATCTAATTGAAGTGTTTGTGTGTGATCATCGATTAGAGAAAGCTATTACATGTTATGATCGAATGAGGATGCGAGGTTTATCCCCATCAATTTCATGTTATCGGGTTCTCCTCGATTTCTTGATTCAAATAAATGAAACACAATTGGCATTTCAAATTTATACTGATGCTGTAGACATTGGCTTAGGAAGGAGTGTATCTGAAGAGGGCATTTATGAGGGTGTTATTAGACTTTTATGTGCCGATGCAAAAGTTCAGGATGCCAGGAATCTGGTTAAGAAGGCCCTGGATTTTGGAATTGAACCTAATCATTTAGTCCTCAATTCTGTTGCTTCCGGTTATTGTGGTAAAAGAGATTATGATGATCTGCTGAGTTTCTTTGTCGACATTAGTTGCATACCTGATGTAACTGTAGTCAATAAGCTCATACATTCTGTATGTGGACAATTTGGTTTTGCGAGTGGGAACTCATATGTGCTGAAGTTAGATCAATTGGGTTTTTCTATGAATGAAATAACATTTGGGATTTTGATTGGATGGGCTTGTCGTGAAGGAAAACTGAAGGATGCCTTCTTTTATCTCTCAGAGATCCTGTCGAGAAATCTAAAGCCTCATATATATTCCTATGATGCTATTCTCAGTGGGCTTTTCAAGGAGGGTATGTGGAAGCACTACCGAGATATTCTTCTAGAAATGGATGATCAGGAGGTGGAGCCTCAATCATCAACTTTCAGGGTTCTTTTAGCTGGGTTTTGTAAAGCTAGGCAATTTGATGAAGTGAACATAGTGGTTTCAAAGATGGTAGATCGTGGCTTGTACCAACTATCACCTACAGAAGATCCACTTTCCGGAGCATTTAGATTCTTAGGACTCAACTCTTCTGCTGTGAAAATCAGAAGAGACAATGATACAAGATTTCATAAAGCAGAATTCTTTGATAATCTAGGCAATGGGCTTTATCTGGATACGGATCTGGAACAGTATGAGAGAGCTATTGATAAAGTCCTTAATGATGCCATGCTTCCTGATTTTAACTCCTTTGTATGGGACGATTACATGAAAAAAGACATGAAAGATGCTGTGATGATGGTGGATCAAATAACTCGTTGGGGTCAAGAAATACCCTTAGGTGCTCTGGATGCCTTAGTGAAAGGGCTGTGTGCATCTAACATTTGTATTAAGACCATTTCTGATCTGTTGGAGAAAGCTCCAAATTTGACATGTAAGCTTGATCGAGAAACTTTGAATAAGCTTGTTCAGAAATACAGCAAAAAGGGATATTTGCACAGGGCAAGAGCGATTTTGCATGGCATGCTAGGAAGACATATAAGACTTGATAGTGAAACTCATACTGCTCTGCTGATGGGCTTATGCAAGAAAGGTGATCTGAGAGGTCTAACTGCTTACTGGAACCTCGCACAAAATAATAACTGGTTACCTGATTTGGAGGGTGGGAAAGAACTCTTCAGTCGCCTATGCAGGCGAAGACGGCTTAGTGAATCACTAGAGCTTTTTAAAACCTTGCTGTCGCTCTACCCTAATGAATTAAATGATGCTTTTCACGTTTTCCTTGAAAAGCTCAGTGCTGAAGGTTTTACAAGCACTGCTAAGGTTCTGGCAAAGGAAATCCTAAGCCAGGGAAGTATTTTTAGTCACTCGGCTCATAGCCATCTTATTCTACAGTTCTGTAAATGGAGAAGTTTTTGTGAAGCTGCTGTCCTTTGTGATATCATGCTTGCTAAGGACTGGATCCCGCCCTTGGACGCATCTGTGCAATTAATTCCTCAGCTGTGTAGATCTGCTAATTCTGACAAAGCTGTTGCGCTGAAAGATATTTGTTTAAGAGACCAGCCTTCTGCTGTGCTTCCTTTACACGGTGCTTTAATTCATGGGTTTTTCAAGTCAGGGAGGATGAGAGAAGCGATCAGTCTCTTCCAAGAGACATTGGCAAAGGATCTATTTCTGAGTGTGGAAATTTATGATGCTCTGTTTCAAGGCTACTGTCAAGCTAAAAAGAGGAAGAAAGTCGAGGAGCTGCTTGGCGTCGTGATAAGGAAGAACTTAGGTATCAGTGTCGCAAGTTACCGCAATATAGTGCGGCTGATGTGTACAGAAGGCAAGGTATCTACAGTATTATGCCTGAAAGAACATATGCTTAAGCAAAGCAACCCTCCAACTGCCGTGATTTataatattttgatttattccctttTCTCAGTTAACGAAACATCAGTTGTTAATACTCTTGTATATGAGCTCCTAGGTAAAGGACTGCAACTAGATGAGGTGACTTACAATTATCTCGTTCAGGGGCTCTGTTGGTGTAAAGATTTGTCATCTGCCACACAATATCTAAAAACTATGATGGAGAAAGATCTGAGGCCACGTAACCGTAGTTTGAGAGAGGTGATAAAATGCCTTTGTTGTTATGGGGAGCTTGAAGAAGCTTTAACCTTGAGCAAGGAAATGGAGTTTAGAGGTTGGAATCATGGTTCAGTCATTCAAATTAATATAGTGGAGACCCTTCTTTCTCAAGGTAAGCTAAGGGAAGCCATAAACTTTTTGAACCGGATGGCAATAAAAGGCCTCATTCCTGAAAATATTGATTATAATTATCTGATTAAGCGACTTTGTCAGCACGGAACGGTAGATAAATCAGTAGATCTTATGGACATTATGTTGAGAAAAGGGAATGTGCCAGAGTCTAGCAGTTTCGATTATGTGATTCAGAATTTCTGTACTTGGCGTCAACTGGATGTAGCGCTGAATTTCCATACAGAGATGTTATATAGAAATCAAAGGCCTAGCATAAACACTTGGAGCATTTTAATCAAGAGCTTATGTGAAGGAGGACAACTTGAAGAGGCAGAAAAACAACTTGATTCAATGATTCAGCTTGGTGAAATCCCGAGCAGGGAAACATATTCATTGCTGATCAACATGTATCGCTCCCAGAACAATCTTAACAAGGCATCTGAGCTCCTACATTCCATGCAACGATGTGGATATGAACCTGATTTTGAAACTCACTGGTCTCTGATAAGCAATTTGCGGGATTCAAGTGATAATATAAATAATGGGAAACAGAATGGGGGATTTTTGTCCAGATTTCTTTCTGAAGTTGGATTTGCTAGGAAGAATAAAGGGGGATGA